In one Phycisphaeraceae bacterium genomic region, the following are encoded:
- the ribB gene encoding 3,4-dihydroxy-2-butanone-4-phosphate synthase codes for MHSIPEILADLRAGKMIVLADDEQRENEGDLVCAAEFATPQVINFMIREGRGVLCLSLTGQVCDRLELTPQSSVNTTQRGTAFTVTIDAHERFGLTTGVSAADRAATIRVAIDPQTRPNDLARPGHIQPLRARDGGVLVRPGQTEGSVDLCKLAGLKPAAVIIEVMNEDGSMSRLPDLQELCRRHNLKICSVADVIEYRMRREKLIHRIDSVPFTCEHGQFTLHAYRSVVDPFPHVALTCGDVGQLDGAGLPLEITQPVLVRMHSQNLLGDVFGDIQQPSARTLRASLRMIQNAGSGALVYLRHEGMGRGLLKRLQTLHLSAEQEERAGGPERVRVGRSQDEPGIKPPSNKSDYGIGSQILRDLGIRRMRLITNHPFHLASLEGFGLEICEFVKVEEA; via the coding sequence ATGCATTCGATCCCCGAAATCCTCGCCGACCTCCGTGCTGGCAAAATGATCGTCCTGGCGGATGATGAACAGCGTGAAAACGAGGGCGACCTTGTCTGTGCCGCCGAGTTTGCCACACCTCAGGTGATCAATTTCATGATCCGTGAAGGTCGAGGGGTGTTGTGTCTGTCGCTCACCGGCCAGGTATGTGATCGTCTGGAACTAACGCCGCAGTCTTCCGTCAACACCACCCAGCGAGGCACCGCGTTTACCGTCACCATTGACGCCCACGAACGATTCGGCCTGACCACGGGCGTCAGTGCTGCCGACCGCGCCGCGACCATTCGTGTTGCCATTGATCCACAGACGCGACCGAATGATCTTGCTCGTCCCGGACACATTCAGCCGCTCCGTGCCCGTGATGGAGGGGTACTCGTGCGTCCCGGCCAGACCGAAGGGAGTGTTGATCTGTGCAAGTTGGCTGGACTCAAGCCCGCCGCAGTCATCATTGAAGTGATGAATGAGGACGGCTCCATGTCGCGGCTGCCGGACCTCCAGGAGCTCTGCCGGAGACACAATCTCAAAATCTGTTCCGTGGCGGATGTCATCGAGTACCGCATGCGGCGGGAGAAGCTGATTCATCGCATCGACAGCGTGCCCTTTACCTGTGAGCACGGACAATTCACGTTGCACGCCTATCGCAGCGTGGTTGATCCGTTTCCGCATGTTGCTTTGACATGCGGTGATGTGGGACAGCTTGATGGTGCGGGGTTGCCGCTGGAAATCACGCAGCCCGTCCTTGTGCGTATGCACAGTCAGAATCTGCTTGGGGATGTCTTTGGTGACATTCAGCAGCCGTCTGCGCGGACTCTCCGCGCATCACTTCGGATGATCCAGAATGCGGGTTCCGGAGCGCTGGTGTATTTGAGACATGAGGGCATGGGCCGCGGGTTGCTCAAACGGCTACAGACTTTGCATCTCTCCGCCGAGCAAGAGGAGCGGGCTGGCGGCCCGGAGCGCGTCCGTGTTGGCCGGTCGCAGGATGAGCCGGGGATCAAGCCGCCATCAAATAAAAGCGATTATGGAATCGGCTCACAGATTCTCCGCGACCTGGGGATTCGTCGGATGAGGTTGATAACCAACCACCCATTCCATCTGGCATCGTTGGAAGGATTTGGTTTGGAGATTTGCGAGTTTGTCAAAGTAGAGGAAGCGTAA